The following proteins are co-located in the Triticum aestivum cultivar Chinese Spring chromosome 1A, IWGSC CS RefSeq v2.1, whole genome shotgun sequence genome:
- the LOC123090486 gene encoding protein RGF1 INDUCIBLE TRANSCRIPTION FACTOR 1: MAIDHDSPCKELLPKDRRSLDDDGPEPEEEDEKSAEVEEQEDEESAEVEEQEQAASASGERWPRWLRPMMSARFYTPCKTHPDSRRGGVRAMFCLDCADVAGALCSLCADQGHRGHRVIRVRRSTYSSVLLVADVRGLLDVDGVQTYVINGARVVFLRERGPQLRHARSASSFVNQCGCGRGLLEAFRFCSLSCKFPGCRHDGNASSPPSSPPRNAADRTSTPPPPPQPAHRRKGVPHRAPFGNLAV; encoded by the exons ATGGCGATCGACCACGACTCCCCCTGCAAGGAGCTCCTCCCCAAGGACCGCCGCAGCTTG GATGATGACGGCcctgagccggaggaggaggacgagaagTCTGCGGAGGTGGAGGAGCAGGAGGACGAGGAGTCTGCGGaggtggaggagcaggagcaggcgGCGTCCGCGAGCGGCGAGCGGTGGCCCCGGTGGCTGCGCCCCATGATGTCGGCGCGCTTCTACACGCCGTGCAAGACGCACCCCGACTCGCGCCGCGGCGGCGTGCGCGCCATGTTCTGCCTCGACTGCGCCGACGTCGccggcgcgctctgctcgctgtGCGCCGACCAGGGCCACCGCGGCCACCGCGTCATCCGGGTCCGCCGCTCCACCTACAGCAGCGTGCTCCTCGTGGCGGACGTCCGGGGCCTCCTGGACGTGGACGGCGTGCAGACCTACGTCATCAACGGCGCGCGCGTCGTCTTCCTCAGGGAGCGCGGCCCGCAGCTCAGGCACGCCCGCAGCGCCTCGAGCTTCGTCAACCAGTGCGGCTGCGGCCGCGGCCTGCTCGAGGCCTTCCGCTTCTGCTCGCTCAGCTGCAAGTTCCCCGGCTGCCGCCACGACGGCaacgcctcctcccccccttcctCCCCGCCGCGCAATGCCGCCGACCGGAcctcgacgccaccgccgccgccgcagcctgcACACCGGCGCAAGGGCGTCCCGCACCGGGCGCCGTTCGGCAACCTCGCCGTCTGA